Below is a genomic region from Neisseria arctica.
GTGTTTCGGACAGCAGCGAGCAGTATATCGGCGAAATGGTCAAGGCTGCCGAAATAAAAGGTATTCGTTTGCAGATTGTCGACAGCAAATTAAGAGGCCGATTAAATGGTGAAATATTGCGCGCAGAGGTGGCTGATTGGCGGCAGCGAAGTGTGTGGTTTTGCGGCCCTACGGAATTTGGCAAAACATTGTTTGCTGATTTGCGCCGAAATGGTTTGGAAAAGGGTGATTTTCACCAAGAATTGTTTGAAATGCGTTAACTGCTGCTGTTTCGGGAGCAATAGCGTGTAATGGAGGAGGCCGTCTGAAATTTTTTCAGACGGCCTCTAATGTTGCATGAATCCAAATGGCAATATCTGGGGTATTTTTTGCCATTTACCGTACTGATTAATTATGTGTTGGTAGCCAGAAAGTCCTGTGCAAAACGTTGTAATACGCCGCCGGCTTCGTAAATCGATACCTCTTCGGCAGTATCCAACCGGCTGGTTACGGGTACTTCAAGCGTTTCTCCGTTTTGGCGGTGGACAACCAAAGTCAGCTCGCCACGAGGGGTGCGTTCACCGATAACATCGTAGGTTTCAGTGCCGTCCAGCTCCAGTGTATGGCGGTTGGTGCCTGCTTTGAACTGTAACGGCAGTACGCCCATGCCGATCAGGTTGGTACGGTGGATACGCTCGAAACCTTCGGCCACGATTGCTTCTACACCTGCCAAGCGAACGCCTTTGGCCGCCCAGTCGCGGCTGGAACCTTGGCCGTAATCTGCGCCGGCGATGATAATCAGCGGCTGTTTGCGGTTCATATAGGTTTCGATGGCTTCCCACATCCGCATCACTTCGCCTTCCGGTTCTACGCGGGCGAGCGAGCCTTGCCGTACCGTGCCGTCTGCATTTTTCACCATTTCGTTAAACAGCTTTGGATTGGCAAAAGTTGCGCGCTGGGCGGTGAGGTGGTCGCCGCGGTGGGTGGCGTAGCTGTTGAAATCCTCTTCGGGCAAGCCCATTTTCGCCAGATATTCGCCTGCGGCACTGTCGGGCAGGATGGCATTGGATGGGGAGAGGTGGTCGGTGGTGATGTTGTCGGGCAGAATCGCCAGCGGGCGCATGCCTTTGAGGGTACGTTCACCTGCTAATGCACCCTCCCAATACGGCGGGCGGCGGATATAGGTTGACATCGGGCGCCAGTCGTACAGCGGGCTGGCGGCTTTTTCGGCGGTTCCGGTATCGAACATAGGAATATAAATATCGCGGAACTGCTGCGGTTTGACATATTCGGCCACGATAGCATCGATTTCTTCATCAGAGGGCCAAATATCTTTCAGGCGGATTTCGCGCCCGTTTACCGTACCCAATACATCGTTTTCGATATCGAAACGGATGCTGCCCGCAATCGCATAGGCCACTACCAAAGGCGGTGAGGCGAGGAAGGCTTGTTTGGCGTAGGGGTGGATGCGGCCGTCGAAGTTGCGGTTGCCTGATAAAACGGCGGTGGCATACAAGTCACGGTCGATAATTTCTTGCTGGATTTCCGGATCGAGCGCGCCGGACATACCGTTGCAGGTGGTACAGGCGAAAGCGACGATGCCGAAGCCGAGTTTTTCCAATTCGGGTAGAAGGCCGGCTTCTTTCAGGTAAATTTCCGCCACTTTAGAACCTGGAGCGAATGAAGATTTGACCCACGGTTTGCGGGTTAAGCCCAATTCATTGGCTTTTTTGGCCAACAGCGCGGCGGCCACGACGTTACGCGGATTGCTGGTATTGGTACAAGAGGTAATGGCGGCGATGATGACTGCGCCGTCTGGCATGCTGCCATCTGCCGGTTGCTCATAAGGTGCGGCAATGCCTTTGGCTGCCAAATCGGCGGTAGCGACACGGGCATGCGGATTGGATGGGCCGGCCATATTGCGGGTAACGGCAGATAAATCAAATTTCAATACGCGCGGATAAACGGCGGTTTTTAAAGCATCTGCCCATAAGCCGGTGGTTTTGGCATAGGTTTCCACCAGTTTGACTTGGCTTTCTTCGCGGCCTGTGAGTTTCAGATAATCCAGTGTTTGTTGGTCGATGGCGAACATACCGGCGGTGGCGCCATATTCGGGTGTCATGTTGGCGATAGTGGCGCGGTCACCAATTGATAAGCTGGCTGCTCCCTCGCCGAAAAATTCGACAAACGCGCCTACAACGCGTTCTTTGCGCAGAAATTCGGTCAGTGCCAATACGATATCGGTGGCGGTGATGCCGGGCTGGCGGCGGCCTGTGAGTTCGACGCCGACGATATCGGGTAGGCGCATCATTGAGGCGCGTCCGAGCATGACGGTTTCTGCTTCCAAACCGCCCACGCCTACGGAAATCACCCCCAAAGCATCTACATGCGGGGTATGGCTGTCGGTGCCGACACAGGTATCGGGAAAGGCAATGCCGTTTTTCACTTGAACCACGGGCGACATTTTTTCCAAGTTGATTTGATGCATGATACCGTTGCCTGCGGGAATCACGTCTACATTTTCAAAAGCGGTTTTTGTCCAGTTGATGAAGTGGAAACGGTCTTCGTTGCGCCTCTCTTCAATGGAACGGTTTTTGGAGAATGCTTCGGGATCGTCTCCGCCGCATTCTACGGCCAGCGAATGGTCGACAATCAGTTGAGTTTGCACTACGGGATTAACTTTTGCAGGGTCGCCGCCTTTTTCGGCAATCGCATCACGCAAGCCCGCCAAATCCACCAAAGCCGTTTGCCCTAAGATATCGTGGCACACCACGCGCGCGGGGAACCACGGAAAGTCGATTTCCTGTTTGCGGTCGAGCAGTTGCAGCAGCCATGAATCCAACGTTTCTTGATCAACGTTTTCCGCACGGTTGACTAAGTTTTCAGCCAAAATGCGGCTGGTGTAAGGCAGGGTATCGTATGCGCCCGGGCGGATTGCTTCGCAGGCTGCGCGGGCGTCGTAATATTGCAAATCAGTGCCGGGCAGAGGTTT
It encodes:
- the acnD gene encoding Fe/S-dependent 2-methylisocitrate dehydratase AcnD; protein product: MTTNTRYLKPLPGTDLQYYDARAACEAIRPGAYDTLPYTSRILAENLVNRAENVDQETLDSWLLQLLDRKQEIDFPWFPARVVCHDILGQTALVDLAGLRDAIAEKGGDPAKVNPVVQTQLIVDHSLAVECGGDDPEAFSKNRSIEERRNEDRFHFINWTKTAFENVDVIPAGNGIMHQINLEKMSPVVQVKNGIAFPDTCVGTDSHTPHVDALGVISVGVGGLEAETVMLGRASMMRLPDIVGVELTGRRQPGITATDIVLALTEFLRKERVVGAFVEFFGEGAASLSIGDRATIANMTPEYGATAGMFAIDQQTLDYLKLTGREESQVKLVETYAKTTGLWADALKTAVYPRVLKFDLSAVTRNMAGPSNPHARVATADLAAKGIAAPYEQPADGSMPDGAVIIAAITSCTNTSNPRNVVAAALLAKKANELGLTRKPWVKSSFAPGSKVAEIYLKEAGLLPELEKLGFGIVAFACTTCNGMSGALDPEIQQEIIDRDLYATAVLSGNRNFDGRIHPYAKQAFLASPPLVVAYAIAGSIRFDIENDVLGTVNGREIRLKDIWPSDEEIDAIVAEYVKPQQFRDIYIPMFDTGTAEKAASPLYDWRPMSTYIRRPPYWEGALAGERTLKGMRPLAILPDNITTDHLSPSNAILPDSAAGEYLAKMGLPEEDFNSYATHRGDHLTAQRATFANPKLFNEMVKNADGTVRQGSLARVEPEGEVMRMWEAIETYMNRKQPLIIIAGADYGQGSSRDWAAKGVRLAGVEAIVAEGFERIHRTNLIGMGVLPLQFKAGTNRHTLELDGTETYDVIGERTPRGELTLVVHRQNGETLEVPVTSRLDTAEEVSIYEAGGVLQRFAQDFLATNT